One region of Chlorobiota bacterium genomic DNA includes:
- a CDS encoding SDR family oxidoreductase, with translation MPNTILITGAGRRIGRGLALRFAQRGWNIAIHYGSSEQAAKQTQREVESHGVQSMLVQADVRNRTEIRNAIAAGAERFGRIDVLVNNAAIYPAPRPLAEITEELWRQVMETNLFSEFFAAQAAAEIMQQAEINERGEQGRIINFSSLGAYQIWRGRVPYNVAKAATLQLTRALARALAPTIPVNGIAPGTIEIPEDPAPGTLIPADRIPARRYGTIDDIFNAVWFFANDATYITGQTLLIDGGLNIAQETSQE, from the coding sequence ATGCCAAACACCATCCTCATCACCGGTGCAGGCCGCCGCATTGGGCGGGGGTTGGCGCTGCGATTCGCCCAGCGTGGCTGGAACATTGCGATCCATTACGGCAGCTCCGAACAAGCCGCCAAGCAAACGCAGCGCGAGGTGGAATCGCACGGGGTCCAGTCCATGCTGGTGCAGGCCGACGTGCGGAACCGAACGGAAATCCGCAACGCAATCGCCGCCGGTGCCGAACGCTTTGGCCGGATTGATGTGCTGGTCAACAACGCCGCCATCTACCCCGCGCCCCGCCCCCTTGCCGAGATCACCGAGGAGCTGTGGCGGCAGGTGATGGAGACCAATCTTTTCAGCGAATTTTTTGCCGCGCAAGCCGCCGCCGAAATCATGCAGCAAGCGGAAATCAACGAGCGTGGCGAGCAGGGGCGGATCATCAATTTTTCGTCGCTGGGGGCGTACCAGATTTGGCGCGGGCGGGTTCCGTACAACGTTGCCAAAGCGGCAACCTTGCAGCTAACCCGTGCGCTTGCGCGGGCGTTGGCCCCCACAATTCCGGTAAATGGCATCGCCCCGGGGACAATCGAAATTCCGGAGGACCCCGCCCCGGGCACGTTGATCCCCGCGGATCGCATTCCCGCGCGCCGCTACGGAACCATTGATGATATTTTCAACGCCGTCTGGTTCTTCGCCAACGACGCAACCTACATCACCGGCCAAACGCTCCTTATTGATGGCGGCCTCAACATCGCCCAAGAGACCTCGCAAGAATAA
- a CDS encoding flavodoxin reductase, translating into MGQIVKIISIESLTHDVRRVVAEKPPMLAYAPGQAVDISINKPGWEQELRAFTFTSLPEDDHIEFTIKTYPPHNGVTNQLLSLGSGDELIIHDVFGDISYKGEGIFIAGGAGVTPFLAILKQLERENKVGNNKLIFANKTKADIILENKFRALLGENFINVLSNEEVDGYEHGFISAELIKKHGGDHSEFFYLCGPDPMMQAVENHLAALGIAGDRIVKEAF; encoded by the coding sequence ATGGGACAGATCGTCAAAATAATCTCCATCGAAAGCCTTACGCACGATGTTCGCCGGGTGGTTGCGGAAAAACCGCCGATGCTTGCATACGCGCCGGGACAAGCGGTTGATATTTCCATCAATAAGCCGGGGTGGGAGCAGGAATTACGCGCTTTCACCTTCACTTCGCTGCCCGAAGATGACCACATTGAGTTCACCATCAAAACATACCCTCCCCACAACGGGGTAACGAACCAATTGCTTTCGCTTGGCAGCGGGGATGAGCTGATTATCCATGATGTTTTTGGGGACATCAGCTACAAGGGCGAAGGGATATTTATTGCTGGTGGAGCAGGGGTGACACCTTTTCTGGCAATCCTAAAACAGCTTGAGCGGGAAAACAAGGTTGGCAACAACAAACTGATTTTTGCAAACAAGACAAAAGCGGATATTATCCTTGAGAATAAATTCCGTGCGCTTTTAGGCGAAAACTTTATCAACGTTCTTTCAAACGAGGAAGTTGATGGTTACGAGCATGGATTTATTTCGGCAGAGCTTATTAAAAAACATGGTGGCGATCACTCCGAATTCTTTTACCTCTGCGGTCCCGATCCGATGATGCAAGCAGTGGAAAACCACTTGGCTGCACTTGGCATTGCGGGCGATCGCATAGTAAAAGAGGCTTTTTAG
- a CDS encoding sigma-70 family RNA polymerase sigma factor, whose product MVQSEKLTEAEIIRRIADGEKALYEIIVRRFNPYLYKVGRSYNYTHDDTLDLMQDTFIDAYKNLRQFEGRSDFKTWIIRIMMNNCYRKREKSSFKHEVAQDINENSVPMFTNANNDTDKVVQRRELGDVIENALSNIPLDYRMVFSLREINGMNVAETASLLNISEANVKVRLNRAKAMLRGEIEKTYSAVELYEFNLIYCDAVVENVMKKISEL is encoded by the coding sequence ATGGTTCAGTCCGAAAAACTCACCGAAGCAGAAATTATCCGCCGGATTGCGGATGGGGAAAAAGCCCTGTATGAGATTATCGTCCGGCGGTTCAATCCATACCTGTATAAGGTCGGCAGGTCCTACAACTACACCCATGATGACACGCTTGACCTGATGCAGGACACGTTTATTGATGCCTATAAAAACCTTCGGCAGTTTGAAGGACGCTCCGATTTTAAGACATGGATTATCCGTATTATGATGAACAATTGCTACCGGAAACGGGAAAAGTCGAGCTTTAAGCATGAGGTTGCCCAAGATATCAACGAGAATTCAGTACCGATGTTTACCAACGCAAATAACGACACGGATAAAGTGGTTCAACGCCGCGAGTTAGGGGATGTTATCGAAAACGCGCTGAGCAATATCCCGTTGGATTATCGGATGGTGTTTTCGCTACGGGAAATCAACGGCATGAACGTCGCCGAAACCGCAAGCCTGCTGAATATCAGCGAGGCCAATGTTAAAGTCCGGCTGAATCGCGCAAAGGCAATGCTGCGGGGCGAGATCGAAAAAACATATTCTGCCGTTGAGCTGTACGAGTTTAACCTGATTTACTGTGATGCGGTGGTGGAAAACGTGATGAAAAAAATCAGCGAACTCTGA
- a CDS encoding family 43 glycosylhydrolase — MPTSHFALVLLFLLFGVAQLSAQATDPAALRNDSLLFRKVLEIPNRYINDHCLIRKDSLWHLLYTTGHISKKKWYRDGNEVEIGHAVSPDLLTWRVLPPAFSTGPAGSFNAGHVYAPYVIERDGVYFMFYTATPGSPMEGEHLCLATSTDLTTWVQHPNNPLFRDAAGQTIRVSERDPHIYYDSAIGYIMYFVARLREDSAKGRADQEFSCVAAATSPNLLNWTDRGPVLIRRTSGYDAFTYMHPESPCVIKKDGLYYLFYKSGSGMRYIISETPLDFRDRAEYFLSTAHAGEIVEWDGRWYLTSCSRQVNDIAHAWSDRTQGMFLARLTGVGLHPMVARIPDEPKEPVKFSILPNMATNRATVWLRVPLGEWSLDAPCNITMMNLQTFKVQSLGEVVLRQRYNESGATGFGMFWMKTALIDQGSYLITVHQGLQKFQATVAVMP, encoded by the coding sequence ATGCCAACCTCCCACTTCGCTCTCGTTCTGCTTTTTCTGCTATTCGGCGTTGCGCAGCTTTCTGCCCAAGCCACGGACCCCGCCGCGCTCCGCAACGACAGCCTGTTGTTCCGTAAGGTGTTGGAGATTCCCAACCGCTACATCAACGACCACTGCCTGATCCGCAAGGATTCGCTGTGGCATCTGTTGTACACCACCGGCCACATCAGTAAGAAGAAATGGTACCGCGATGGCAACGAGGTCGAGATTGGCCATGCGGTCAGTCCTGATTTGCTAACATGGAGGGTGTTGCCCCCGGCATTCAGCACCGGCCCGGCGGGGTCGTTCAATGCTGGCCATGTGTACGCGCCGTACGTGATTGAGCGGGACGGGGTCTATTTCATGTTTTACACCGCAACCCCGGGGTCGCCGATGGAAGGGGAGCACCTCTGCTTGGCCACCTCAACCGATTTAACAACATGGGTGCAGCATCCGAACAACCCGCTGTTTCGCGATGCCGCTGGCCAAACAATTCGGGTTTCCGAGCGGGACCCGCATATCTATTACGATTCTGCGATTGGCTACATCATGTATTTCGTTGCGCGGCTGCGCGAGGATTCCGCAAAGGGGCGTGCGGACCAGGAGTTCAGCTGCGTGGCTGCCGCCACTTCTCCCAATTTGCTGAACTGGACCGACCGTGGCCCTGTGCTGATTCGCCGAACAAGCGGCTACGATGCCTTCACCTACATGCATCCGGAATCGCCATGCGTGATAAAAAAAGATGGACTGTACTATCTATTCTACAAAAGCGGATCGGGGATGCGGTATATCATCAGCGAAACGCCGCTGGATTTCCGCGACCGCGCCGAGTACTTCCTTTCCACGGCGCACGCCGGGGAAATTGTGGAATGGGATGGGCGGTGGTATCTCACCTCATGCAGCCGCCAAGTAAACGACATCGCCCATGCATGGAGCGACCGCACGCAGGGGATGTTCCTTGCACGGCTAACGGGGGTGGGGCTTCATCCAATGGTTGCGCGAATTCCCGACGAGCCAAAGGAGCCAGTGAAGTTTTCGATACTCCCCAACATGGCCACAAACCGCGCCACAGTCTGGCTGCGTGTGCCGCTGGGGGAGTGGTCGCTGGATGCCCCGTGCAACATCACGATGATGAATCTGCAAACGTTCAAGGTGCAATCGCTTGGCGAGGTGGTGCTTCGGCAGCGGTACAACGAATCCGGGGCAACAGGCTTCGGAATGTTTTGGATGAAGACTGCGCTGATTGATCAGGGAAGCTACCTAATCACCGTCCACCAGGGCTTGCAAAAATTCCAAGCAACGGTGGCGGTGATGCCGTAG
- a CDS encoding ROK family protein, which yields MPNNLILAFDIGGTKLAVGIAQAEPFRETGVFDELVKEPVPSPGTPAVVIQRLMEIGAGLLSNARGQLAGIGISIGGPLDHVAGTVLNFPHLPNWLDIPLRQQLSESFGVPALLDNDANLGALAEHRLGAGKGAANMVYLTISTGIGGGVILNGMLHHGVASGAGEMGHITVQTDGPRCPCGNHGCLEVMASGTAIARRANEALARYPMRGGLLRQMLSNPQSPATPQQVFAAATAGDELAEEIWEGTAKYLAIGIGSIIHVLAPEVIVLGGGVVQTGEGLLGPVRRHLADHVFYIPLRSIRLLPAALGHDSAVIGAGLLATELLS from the coding sequence ATGCCGAACAACCTGATTCTGGCCTTCGACATTGGTGGAACAAAGCTGGCAGTGGGGATTGCGCAGGCCGAGCCATTCCGCGAAACTGGAGTGTTTGATGAGTTGGTGAAAGAACCGGTTCCTTCCCCGGGAACGCCCGCCGTTGTCATCCAGCGGTTGATGGAAATTGGCGCAGGGCTGCTGTCCAACGCCCGGGGCCAGCTTGCGGGGATCGGCATCTCCATCGGTGGACCGTTGGACCACGTTGCCGGGACGGTTCTCAACTTCCCGCATCTTCCCAACTGGTTGGATATCCCCCTTCGCCAGCAGCTTTCCGAATCCTTCGGGGTCCCCGCGCTGTTGGATAACGATGCCAATCTGGGCGCGCTTGCCGAGCACCGGCTTGGCGCGGGGAAGGGGGCGGCCAACATGGTTTATCTCACCATCAGCACCGGAATTGGTGGCGGCGTGATACTGAACGGGATGTTGCACCACGGGGTGGCTTCGGGGGCAGGGGAGATGGGGCATATCACCGTGCAAACCGATGGCCCGCGTTGCCCGTGCGGCAATCATGGATGCTTGGAAGTGATGGCAAGCGGAACCGCGATTGCACGCCGAGCCAACGAAGCATTGGCCCGCTATCCCATGCGTGGCGGATTGCTTCGCCAGATGCTCTCCAACCCGCAATCCCCTGCCACTCCCCAGCAAGTGTTTGCCGCCGCCACCGCCGGCGACGAGCTTGCCGAAGAAATCTGGGAGGGAACCGCGAAGTACTTGGCGATTGGGATCGGAAGCATCATCCACGTGCTGGCTCCAGAGGTGATTGTGCTTGGCGGAGGAGTGGTGCAAACTGGGGAGGGATTGCTGGGACCGGTGCGCCGTCACCTTGCGGATCATGTTTTCTACATTCCTCTCCGCTCCATCCGCCTGCTTCCGGCAGCGCTTGGCCACGACAGTGCGGTGATTGGCGCGGGCCTGCTTGCAACCGAACTACTAAGCTAA
- a CDS encoding PBP1A family penicillin-binding protein encodes MASDTPTSSGIRGSYFRSAMGITLVVGAFLLLVAGVFAVEIFSGLPDLEELENPRPDLSTRIYSADGQQLDQFFVHNRTYITFDSIPPNFIHALIATEDQKYYDHWGVNLERIIKAMVKNILSMNLTKEGASTITQQLARNLYLSQEVSMTRKLREQLTAVQIERTYTKDEILEMYANTVYFGRGAYGLQVAAEIYFGKRPIDLSLDECAYLVGVLKGPENYDIEQHYDRAIERRNTVLALMQEVGYITGSEYSKFSGIPIKLAKRKRVPNVAGHFVEAVRQILSKEPKLEGYNLYRDGLVIYTTIDSRMQKYANQAVREHLEGFQRQFEGSWSWRGRERLLRQITERAARNTEEYKAAVNDEHRAKILKALTSRPDFIDSVKKEAIQIETGFVVMEAKTGYVRALVGGRDPSSGMGLNHVTQIRRQPGSSFKPFVYASALEEGMNPNSGISAGTFVYRMPGGETWQVLGNSGGALTLRSALKFSVNSVAARLICERTTPAKVVRLAKNMGIKSPIPELPSIALGSAEVTPLELTGAYTAFPNDGVAVEPILVTKIEDRWGRVIYQAPRVLHEALPAKIAGQMVSMMRGVVDGGTASSIRQWFNYPAAGKTGTTNDFADAWFVGYTPELVAGVWIGFDDHRIKFTGWYGQGGKAAAPIWGRFMAMVYKDDRLPYDVREFSGVAKGSAGGGTLTPGDAPIENSAPPSDVLGTDATEDPAGQTSTEGGDKPSAPPQGDPQGTVDKDKALSPSNDKDFGGEKPK; translated from the coding sequence ATGGCTTCTGATACACCAACATCTTCTGGAATACGCGGCTCCTACTTCCGCTCGGCGATGGGCATCACCCTGGTGGTGGGGGCGTTCCTTCTGTTAGTGGCTGGGGTGTTTGCCGTGGAAATTTTCAGCGGCCTTCCCGACCTTGAGGAGCTTGAGAACCCACGCCCCGATCTCTCCACCCGCATCTACAGTGCCGACGGCCAGCAGTTGGACCAGTTTTTTGTTCACAACCGAACGTATATCACCTTCGATTCCATCCCGCCCAACTTCATCCACGCGCTGATTGCTACCGAGGACCAGAAATACTACGACCACTGGGGGGTGAACCTTGAGCGGATTATCAAGGCAATGGTGAAGAACATCCTTTCGATGAACCTTACCAAAGAAGGGGCCAGCACCATCACCCAGCAGCTTGCCCGAAACCTCTACTTATCGCAGGAGGTTTCGATGACCCGCAAACTGCGCGAGCAACTAACCGCTGTCCAGATTGAGCGCACCTACACCAAAGATGAAATTCTGGAGATGTACGCCAACACCGTCTATTTTGGGCGCGGGGCGTACGGGCTGCAGGTGGCTGCCGAAATCTACTTTGGCAAACGCCCGATTGACCTTTCGCTGGACGAGTGCGCCTACCTTGTTGGCGTGTTAAAAGGGCCGGAGAATTACGACATCGAGCAGCACTACGACCGCGCCATCGAGCGGCGCAACACCGTGCTGGCATTGATGCAGGAAGTGGGCTACATCACCGGAAGTGAGTACAGCAAGTTCTCCGGAATCCCAATCAAGCTGGCAAAACGGAAGCGCGTGCCGAACGTTGCCGGGCATTTTGTGGAGGCAGTTCGCCAAATCCTTTCCAAAGAACCGAAGCTGGAAGGCTACAACCTGTACCGCGACGGCCTGGTGATCTACACCACGATTGACAGCCGGATGCAGAAGTACGCCAACCAAGCCGTGCGCGAACATCTGGAAGGTTTCCAACGGCAGTTTGAAGGAAGCTGGAGCTGGCGCGGGCGCGAGCGGTTGCTGCGGCAAATCACCGAGCGTGCCGCACGCAACACCGAGGAATACAAGGCAGCGGTGAACGATGAACACCGCGCAAAAATCTTGAAAGCCTTAACCAGCCGCCCAGACTTCATTGATTCGGTGAAGAAAGAAGCAATCCAAATCGAGACCGGGTTTGTGGTGATGGAAGCAAAAACCGGCTACGTTCGCGCACTGGTTGGCGGGCGCGACCCTTCCAGCGGAATGGGGCTGAACCACGTCACCCAAATCCGCCGCCAGCCTGGGTCCTCCTTCAAACCATTCGTCTATGCTTCGGCACTGGAGGAAGGGATGAACCCAAACTCTGGAATCTCGGCAGGAACGTTCGTCTATCGAATGCCCGGCGGCGAAACATGGCAGGTGCTGGGAAATTCCGGCGGAGCTTTGACGCTCCGCAGCGCGCTGAAATTCAGCGTCAACTCCGTTGCTGCCCGCTTGATCTGCGAGCGAACCACGCCGGCAAAAGTGGTGCGCTTGGCAAAAAATATGGGGATTAAATCCCCCATTCCTGAGCTTCCCTCCATTGCCCTGGGGAGCGCCGAAGTCACCCCGCTGGAGCTTACCGGAGCCTACACCGCCTTCCCCAACGATGGCGTAGCGGTGGAGCCGATTCTGGTGACGAAGATTGAGGACCGTTGGGGGCGGGTGATCTACCAAGCGCCGCGTGTGTTGCACGAAGCCTTGCCGGCAAAAATCGCTGGGCAGATGGTCTCGATGATGCGCGGCGTGGTGGATGGCGGCACGGCAAGCTCCATCCGCCAATGGTTCAACTATCCCGCAGCCGGAAAAACCGGAACCACAAACGATTTTGCCGACGCGTGGTTTGTGGGCTACACGCCGGAATTGGTGGCGGGGGTATGGATTGGCTTCGACGATCATCGAATTAAGTTTACCGGGTGGTATGGCCAGGGGGGGAAAGCCGCCGCGCCAATTTGGGGAAGGTTCATGGCCATGGTCTATAAGGACGACCGCTTGCCGTACGACGTGCGCGAGTTTAGCGGCGTGGCGAAAGGATCGGCCGGCGGGGGGACGCTAACCCCGGGCGATGCCCCAATCGAAAACTCGGCCCCGCCAAGCGATGTTCTGGGAACCGATGCCACCGAAGACCCCGCCGGCCAGACCTCGACCGAAGGGGGCGACAAACCATCCGCTCCGCCCCAGGGCGACCCTCAAGGCACTGTTGACAAGGACAAAGCCCTATCCCCCAGCAACGACAAAGATTTTGGCGGGGAGAAGCCGAAGTAA